One region of Juglans regia cultivar Chandler chromosome 4, Walnut 2.0, whole genome shotgun sequence genomic DNA includes:
- the LOC108984692 gene encoding ribonuclease H-like, which translates to MVNELKVQRQLNKKDLDVLNDLNLEMLRIITRKCMLVKWSMPPSGWIKLNCNGSCQNNPSGGGGILQDMDGNFKAAFSSHFGLGTNNKAELRAILEGIRLCKSLSFSKIIIESDSNLIVDWLRSGKCTLWHLWNYWNELSHELQGTDTRVIHQLREGNQAADFLAKQVESWALEVEQQAAIVLAWAGISTKATSI; encoded by the exons ATGGTGAATGAGTTGAAAGTGCAACGACAACTCAATAAAAAGGATCTTGATGTGCTCAATGATTTAAATTTGGAGATGCTGAGAATTATTACCCGGAAATGTATGCTCGTTAAATGGTCAATGCCTCCGTCAGGATGGATTAAGCTCAATTGCAATGGGAGTTGTCAGAATAATCCTTCAGGAGGTGGGGGTATCTTGCAGGATATGGATGGTAATTTTAAAGCAGccttctcatctcattttgGTCTTGGAACAAATAATAAAGCTGAATTGAGAGCTATTTTGGAAGGGATTCGGCTTTGTAAAAGCCTATCTTTTTCAAAGAtcattattgaaagtgattctaaTTTGATTGTGGATTGGCTCAGGTCAGGGAAATGCACTCTTTGGCATTTATGGAACTATTGGAATGAGCTTAGTCATGAATTGCAAGGAACGGATACTCGTGTCATTCATCAATTACGTGAAGGGAACCAAGCGGCTGACTTTTTAGCTAAACAAG TTGAGAGCTGGGCGTTGGAGGTTGAGCAGCAAGCAGCCATTGtgcttgcttgggcagggattTCAACAAAAGCTACGtcaatttga